Proteins encoded by one window of Rouxiella chamberiensis:
- the rsmJ gene encoding 16S rRNA (guanine(1516)-N(2))-methyltransferase RsmJ has translation MSVFLTCEEGADAGALSILADRWKLISDPDAIMALVLTPERLELRKRDEPKLGAIYVDFVGGTMGHRRRFGGGRGEAVAKAVGIKGSYLPDVVDATAGLGRDAFVLAALGCRVRMIERNPVVAALLDDGLSRGYRDVEIGPWLQERLTLLHGSSLTALGEITPRPQVVYLDPMYPHRQKSALVKKEMRVFQGLVGADDDADGLLEPARRLATKRIVVKRPDYAPPMADIPAQAAVTTKSHRFDIYTPL, from the coding sequence GTGAGTGTGTTTTTAACCTGTGAAGAAGGCGCCGATGCAGGCGCCTTATCTATTCTGGCCGATCGCTGGAAACTGATTTCCGATCCCGACGCGATAATGGCGCTGGTGCTGACGCCCGAGCGACTTGAACTGCGCAAGCGGGACGAACCCAAACTGGGCGCGATTTATGTCGATTTCGTGGGCGGCACGATGGGGCATCGTCGTCGTTTTGGCGGCGGTCGTGGCGAAGCGGTTGCCAAGGCGGTCGGGATCAAGGGCAGCTATCTGCCTGATGTGGTCGATGCCACGGCGGGGCTTGGGCGCGACGCGTTCGTGCTGGCCGCGCTGGGTTGCCGGGTCAGAATGATTGAACGTAATCCGGTGGTGGCGGCCTTGCTGGACGACGGACTGTCGCGCGGCTATCGCGATGTGGAAATCGGCCCGTGGTTGCAGGAAAGGTTAACTTTGCTGCACGGCTCGAGCCTGACTGCGCTCGGCGAAATCACGCCGCGTCCGCAGGTGGTTTATCTTGATCCGATGTATCCGCATCGTCAGAAAAGCGCGTTGGTGAAGAAAGAGATGCGGGTGTTTCAGGGACTGGTGGGCGCCGATGACGATGCCGATGGCCTGCTCGAACCTGCGCGGCGTCTGGCGACCAAACGTATCGTGGTGAAACGCCCCGACTACGCGCCGCCCATGGCCGATATTCCTGCGCAGGCGGCGGTTACGACGAAAAGTCACCGCTTTGATATTTATACGCCACTTTAG
- a CDS encoding MerR family transcriptional regulator translates to MDTQSSGKKWPRPLPRHYNIETTAQLCGVLPVNLRTWQRLGLIQPRHDERGSRWYSDNDLTRLHTIVKTISAGIPIAEIRPHGTTTEETLPSGDKVARHNSSWRGLQAEILHCLGEGNGFACAVCSGDLDESIR, encoded by the coding sequence ATGGATACGCAATCTTCCGGCAAAAAATGGCCTCGACCATTGCCACGCCATTACAATATCGAAACCACTGCCCAACTCTGCGGCGTGCTTCCCGTCAACCTTCGCACCTGGCAGCGCCTCGGGCTTATTCAACCTCGCCACGACGAGCGCGGAAGTCGCTGGTACAGCGATAACGATCTCACTCGCCTGCATACGATCGTCAAAACGATTTCAGCCGGTATTCCGATCGCCGAGATCCGCCCGCATGGCACGACGACGGAAGAGACATTGCCGTCCGGCGACAAGGTTGCCCGTCATAACAGCAGCTGGCGCGGTTTGCAGGCGGAAATTCTCCACTGCCTCGGCGAGGGGAATGGCTTCGCCTGCGCCGTCTGCTCTGGCGATTTGGACGAGAGTATCCGCTGA
- the uspB gene encoding universal stress protein UspB, producing MISPNALFWALCVVCVVNMLRYYSSLRALLVVLRGCDPLLYQYVDGGGFFTAHGQPSKQIRLVRYIYAQRYVDHHDPEFIRRCERVRGQFVLTTALCGLILVSMLAMLMWY from the coding sequence ATGATCAGTCCCAATGCGCTATTTTGGGCTTTGTGTGTAGTTTGTGTAGTGAATATGCTGCGTTACTATTCTTCTCTGCGTGCATTGCTGGTGGTATTGCGAGGGTGCGATCCGCTACTTTATCAATATGTCGATGGCGGCGGTTTTTTTACGGCGCATGGACAACCCAGCAAGCAAATAAGACTCGTGCGTTATATCTATGCCCAACGTTATGTCGATCATCATGACCCCGAATTTATTCGGCGCTGTGAAAGGGTTCGCGGACAATTTGTACTGACCACCGCGCTATGTGGATTAATTCTTGTCAGCATGCTGGCCATGCTGATGTGGTATTAG
- the pitA gene encoding inorganic phosphate transporter PitA translates to MLHLFAGLDFHTGLLLILALLFVLFYEAINGFHDTANAVATVIYTRAMRSQLAVVMAGVFNFFGVMLGGLSVAYAIVHLLPTDLLLNVGSAHGLAMVFSMLLAAIIWNLGTWYFGLPASSSHTLIGSIIGVGLTNAIMTHSSVIDALNIPKMIGIFLSLIISPLVGMIIAGTMIFLLRRYWSGNKKRKRIHLTPAEREKQDGKKKPPFWTRIALILSAIGVSFSHGANDGQKGIGLIMLVLIGVAPAGFVLNMNATGYDITRTRDAVTHLQQYYQQHNQALPEVVALTPLVPAPADNNVHATVDFHCNDSLAMEAITRTQGLLTNLQSYSDLAPEQRSQMRRMLMCVADTVDKTAKLSETSSADKRFLNDLHGDLLETVEYAPIWIIVAVALALALGTMVGWKRVATTIGEKIGKKGMTYAQGLSAQVTAAVSIGVASYTGMPVSTTHVLSSAVAGTMIVDGGGVQSKTIKNIALAWLLTLPVSILLSGVLYWLALKLV, encoded by the coding sequence ATGCTGCATTTATTCGCCGGGTTGGATTTCCATACCGGCCTGTTATTGATACTCGCATTACTGTTTGTGTTGTTCTACGAAGCCATCAACGGCTTCCACGATACGGCAAACGCAGTGGCGACAGTGATTTACACGCGCGCTATGCGTTCGCAACTTGCGGTTGTGATGGCTGGCGTATTCAATTTCTTCGGCGTCATGCTTGGCGGCTTGAGCGTGGCTTACGCCATCGTCCACTTGCTTCCGACCGATCTGCTGTTGAATGTGGGTTCCGCACATGGCCTTGCCATGGTGTTTTCGATGCTTCTGGCAGCGATTATCTGGAATCTGGGAACCTGGTATTTCGGCCTGCCGGCCTCCAGCTCCCACACACTCATTGGTTCCATTATCGGCGTGGGTCTGACCAACGCAATAATGACCCACAGTTCGGTAATTGATGCTCTAAACATTCCGAAAATGATTGGTATTTTCCTGTCGCTGATTATCTCGCCACTGGTGGGGATGATTATTGCCGGGACCATGATTTTTCTGCTCCGTCGCTACTGGAGCGGGAATAAGAAACGTAAACGTATTCACCTGACGCCGGCTGAACGCGAAAAGCAGGATGGCAAGAAAAAGCCGCCATTCTGGACGCGTATCGCCCTGATCCTTTCCGCCATCGGGGTAAGTTTCTCCCACGGCGCGAATGATGGTCAGAAAGGCATTGGTCTGATTATGCTGGTGCTGATTGGTGTGGCACCTGCCGGTTTCGTTCTGAATATGAACGCGACGGGCTACGACATTACACGTACGCGTGATGCCGTGACGCACCTGCAACAGTATTATCAGCAGCACAACCAGGCACTGCCTGAAGTGGTTGCGCTGACGCCGCTGGTGCCCGCTCCGGCGGACAACAACGTGCATGCAACGGTTGATTTCCACTGTAACGACAGTCTGGCCATGGAGGCGATTACTCGCACTCAGGGTCTGCTGACCAACCTGCAAAGCTATAGCGATCTGGCCCCTGAACAACGTAGCCAGATGCGCCGTATGCTGATGTGTGTTGCCGATACCGTGGACAAAACGGCGAAGCTGAGTGAAACCAGTTCTGCCGACAAGCGCTTCCTGAATGACTTGCACGGCGATCTGCTTGAAACCGTCGAGTATGCGCCAATCTGGATAATCGTCGCGGTCGCTCTGGCGCTTGCGCTCGGTACCATGGTGGGCTGGAAACGCGTTGCCACGACCATCGGCGAGAAGATTGGCAAGAAGGGCATGACCTATGCGCAGGGCCTGTCTGCACAGGTTACGGCGGCAGTCTCGATTGGTGTAGCAAGTTACACCGGGATGCCGGTCTCCACCACCCACGTGCTTTCTTCTGCCGTAGCCGGTACGATGATTGTCGATGGCGGTGGCGTGCAGAGCAAGACTATCAAGAACATCGCGCTGGCGTGGTTGCTGACGCTGCCGGTGTCTATCCTGCTCTCCGGTGTGCTGTACTGGCTGGCGCTGAAGCTGGTTTAA
- a CDS encoding sugar-binding transcriptional regulator, translated as MQDIAATRTLMHMVAKLHYESDMSQVEIARKLDVSTATISRLLNKARAAGIVRIEVIGLSSPENMTADLVQRLGLKHAYVVDAPPNNVLDSLRTPLASLLSQAGLSAGSVLGIGWGRAVREVTLAGLPRLPGVLTVALNGGMQQAAPHFQITEFVRRAAEQMEGTPYFLHAPYISSPALREAFLGDPSVQEIISLWDRLDVAIVGIGLTHEPRPSESSTATPGEQALSHATGDVLRHYIMESGEILHWEGEERMIAASVEQLRRTPLTIGVAATPEKAAGIIGAVRSGMINSLVTDVNTAQAILDRLPLN; from the coding sequence TTGCAAGATATTGCAGCAACGCGCACATTAATGCATATGGTGGCGAAGCTGCATTACGAGTCCGATATGTCGCAAGTCGAGATTGCCCGCAAGCTGGACGTCTCCACCGCGACGATTTCGCGTTTGCTAAACAAAGCCCGCGCGGCAGGTATTGTTCGCATAGAAGTCATAGGTTTATCTTCGCCGGAAAATATGACGGCCGACCTTGTTCAGCGCCTTGGCTTAAAGCATGCCTATGTCGTCGACGCGCCGCCGAATAACGTGCTCGACTCCCTGCGCACGCCACTGGCGTCTTTGCTGTCTCAGGCCGGATTAAGTGCCGGATCGGTATTGGGTATCGGCTGGGGACGTGCGGTAAGAGAGGTCACACTGGCCGGATTGCCGCGTCTGCCGGGCGTGTTGACCGTCGCGCTTAACGGCGGCATGCAGCAGGCTGCGCCGCATTTTCAGATTACCGAATTTGTGCGCCGTGCTGCCGAGCAAATGGAAGGCACGCCGTATTTCCTGCACGCGCCCTATATTTCGTCTCCTGCGCTGCGCGAGGCGTTTCTGGGTGATCCCAGCGTTCAGGAAATTATTTCTCTTTGGGACAGGCTGGATGTCGCGATAGTCGGTATCGGCCTGACCCATGAACCCCGTCCGAGTGAGAGCAGCACCGCCACGCCGGGCGAGCAGGCGCTCAGCCATGCCACGGGCGACGTGCTGCGCCATTACATTATGGAATCGGGTGAAATTCTGCATTGGGAAGGGGAAGAACGGATGATTGCGGCGTCGGTCGAGCAGCTGCGCCGCACGCCGTTGACGATTGGCGTTGCCGCAACGCCGGAAAAAGCGGCCGGTATTATCGGTGCCGTCCGCTCGGGGATGATCAATTCGCTGGTCACCGACGTCAACACCGCACAGGCCATTCTGGACCGCTTGCCGCTAAATTGA
- a CDS encoding AAA family ATPase has protein sequence MSEKREVFNVDALTKAGKRVILVNGIPASGKSSLAVELSAQTGWLSLSLDGVKNPFLQRLEGVDRAFNRKLGQASYQVIWSIIGDAPQGSSFIVDAWFGFQPKEVLETYLTQAGVTQVLEIWCQISPDSAGARYQARLGDRLPGHLGAEYIPELKVLAEKAQPMELGPVYYSDQERPADIYAIKEWIANNLP, from the coding sequence ATGTCTGAGAAAAGAGAAGTTTTTAACGTCGATGCGCTGACCAAGGCGGGTAAACGGGTCATTCTGGTCAACGGGATCCCTGCTTCCGGCAAGAGCAGTCTCGCCGTTGAACTCTCTGCTCAGACTGGCTGGTTGTCATTGTCGCTGGATGGCGTCAAAAATCCTTTTCTGCAACGGCTCGAAGGGGTAGACCGCGCATTCAACCGCAAGCTGGGTCAAGCCAGTTATCAGGTTATCTGGTCGATTATTGGCGATGCGCCGCAAGGTTCTTCCTTTATTGTCGATGCCTGGTTCGGTTTTCAGCCTAAAGAGGTACTGGAAACGTATCTGACTCAGGCCGGGGTTACGCAGGTGCTGGAAATCTGGTGCCAGATTTCGCCCGACAGTGCCGGTGCACGATATCAAGCGCGATTAGGGGATCGTCTTCCCGGACATTTAGGCGCGGAATATATTCCCGAACTAAAAGTTCTGGCCGAAAAAGCGCAGCCAATGGAATTGGGTCCGGTCTATTATTCAGATCAGGAACGTCCGGCAGATATTTATGCCATCAAGGAATGGATTGCAAATAATTTGCCTTAA
- a CDS encoding PTS sugar transporter subunit IIA — translation MLTDWINESNISIVEQTQDWQSAVALAVQPLIETGAVEPRYLQAIYDMHREIGPYYVLGEGIAMPHARPEEGVIRTALSLVIVNNGVEFHSEDNDPVYIVFALAAIDSNSHIEMIASLSHLFCDDEVVEKLRNCRSKDAVLQAIEQY, via the coding sequence ATGTTAACTGACTGGATTAATGAAAGTAATATTAGCATCGTTGAACAGACGCAAGACTGGCAAAGTGCTGTCGCATTGGCTGTTCAACCTTTAATAGAAACCGGTGCCGTCGAACCGCGCTATCTTCAGGCCATCTATGACATGCATCGCGAAATCGGCCCCTATTATGTACTGGGCGAAGGGATCGCCATGCCACATGCACGGCCCGAAGAAGGCGTAATTCGTACTGCATTATCTCTGGTCATTGTTAATAACGGCGTTGAATTCCACAGTGAAGATAACGATCCGGTTTATATCGTCTTTGCACTGGCGGCTATCGACAGTAATTCCCATATCGAAATGATAGCCAGCCTCTCACACTTGTTTTGTGATGATGAGGTCGTGGAAAAGTTAAGGAACTGCCGAAGCAAGGATGCTGTCCTGCAGGCTATCGAGCAATATTAA
- a CDS encoding PTS sugar transporter subunit IIB, giving the protein MKKLSILAVCGAGLGSSFACEMSIEAALKDLGIDADLSHCDISSATSTRADIIFTGENFRSQFAHYNVTAKIIYLKRLVDKNEIKEKITPVLQEMGLMANTPS; this is encoded by the coding sequence ATGAAAAAGTTATCAATTCTAGCGGTGTGCGGTGCAGGTCTCGGAAGCAGTTTTGCCTGTGAAATGAGTATCGAAGCGGCCTTGAAAGACTTGGGTATTGATGCCGACCTGTCACATTGCGATATTTCGAGCGCGACCTCTACCCGCGCAGACATTATTTTCACCGGTGAAAACTTCCGTTCGCAGTTCGCTCACTATAATGTCACGGCCAAAATTATCTATTTAAAGCGCCTCGTCGACAAAAATGAAATTAAAGAAAAAATTACGCCTGTGCTGCAAGAAATGGGCCTTATGGCGAATACACCCAGTTAA
- a CDS encoding Cof-type HAD-IIB family hydrolase codes for MSVKLIAVDMDGTFLDDSKKYNKEKFLAQYHQLKAQGIKFVVASGNQYYQLKSFYPEIEADIAFVAENGAYIVNEGKDLSVAELSRESVAKILAFIDATPGLNTVICGRDSAYILASQPEAFYQKMKNYYHRLKKIESYQEIDDQIFKFATNIDDAHLAKFMTSLDEALGDIITSVSSGHGSADLIIPGRHKANGLRMLQEIWGIEDSEVVAFGDGGNDVEMLKQAGFGFAMANGMPAAKQAASYSTVSNNEEGVLKIIDKVLAREEPFNH; via the coding sequence ATGTCGGTAAAACTCATTGCAGTAGATATGGATGGAACCTTTCTCGACGACAGTAAAAAATACAATAAAGAGAAATTTCTGGCGCAATATCATCAACTCAAAGCGCAGGGGATCAAGTTTGTGGTCGCCAGCGGCAATCAGTACTACCAGCTGAAGTCTTTCTACCCTGAAATCGAAGCCGATATCGCCTTTGTGGCCGAAAATGGCGCTTATATCGTCAACGAAGGCAAAGACTTGTCCGTAGCTGAACTGAGTCGCGAATCGGTCGCCAAAATCCTCGCGTTTATCGATGCCACGCCGGGCCTGAATACCGTGATTTGCGGCAGAGACAGCGCCTACATTCTGGCGTCGCAGCCCGAGGCGTTTTATCAGAAGATGAAGAACTACTATCACCGCCTGAAGAAAATCGAAAGTTATCAGGAAATCGACGACCAGATTTTCAAATTCGCGACCAATATCGACGATGCGCATCTGGCGAAGTTTATGACCTCTCTCGACGAGGCGCTGGGCGACATTATTACCTCGGTTTCCAGTGGACACGGTTCGGCTGACCTGATCATTCCGGGGCGTCACAAGGCCAACGGCTTGCGTATGCTGCAAGAGATTTGGGGCATCGAGGATAGCGAAGTCGTGGCCTTCGGCGATGGCGGCAACGATGTCGAAATGCTGAAACAGGCAGGCTTCGGATTTGCGATGGCTAACGGCATGCCCGCTGCCAAACAGGCAGCGAGCTATTCAACCGTTTCCAACAATGAGGAAGGCGTGTTGAAAATCATCGATAAAGTGTTGGCTCGTGAAGAGCCATTTAACCACTAA
- a CDS encoding lysophospholipid acyltransferase family protein has product MFSMDHVLQDLAPQRKTPSWQLNLLKQLFREKEFQQLAEHHRHLKGVDMVEQILDHFQIRCELSDRCLEQIPSYGPVVIVANHPIGTLEGLALLSAVASVRSDVKVVANRLLSQIESLSSLIIPVDNMKNRTGRAPIATMQAHLENQGVLIVFPAGEVSRMTSKGVRDGRWHSGFIKLAARTRAAIVPVHISGNNSALFYLGSMIYKPIATLLLVHEMFGHRGSTLKLQIGARIPYDSWHDGHSRAKDLAARFRKHVYRLGQGKSALFRTESAIARAEDRAVLKHALEASEVLGQTPDGKLIYLYRRGEEDSVPILRELGRLREIAFRAVGEGSGRRRDLDGYDDDYYHLVLWDPQALEIVGAYRFIPTALQLDPQKAEGIYSQSLFHYGHQMDPILAQGIELGRSFIQPAYWGKRGLDYLWLGIGAYLAKYPQYRYLFGPVSISGGLPLAARDLLIAFYRLYFAPDLPLATSRRPYPASLPDVLAQFSGDSYPQDLQRLKRLLANLGCSIPPLYKQYSELCETGGVQFIDFGSDPAFNNCIDGLVLVDLAKLKPSRYERYIAVHQSGAVPVREKVNN; this is encoded by the coding sequence ATGTTTAGCATGGACCACGTACTTCAGGATCTTGCCCCGCAGCGTAAAACCCCTTCCTGGCAACTCAATCTGTTAAAACAGCTGTTTCGCGAGAAGGAGTTTCAGCAACTGGCAGAGCATCATCGCCATCTGAAAGGCGTCGATATGGTCGAACAGATTCTTGACCACTTTCAGATCCGCTGCGAACTTTCTGACCGCTGTCTGGAGCAGATCCCGAGTTACGGGCCGGTGGTCATTGTCGCCAATCATCCTATCGGTACGCTGGAAGGTCTGGCGCTGTTAAGCGCCGTCGCCTCGGTGCGCAGCGATGTCAAAGTTGTCGCCAATCGGCTGCTGTCGCAAATTGAATCTTTGAGCAGTTTGATTATCCCGGTCGACAACATGAAAAACCGCACCGGACGCGCGCCCATAGCCACCATGCAGGCACATCTTGAAAATCAGGGCGTACTGATTGTGTTTCCGGCGGGTGAAGTCTCTCGCATGACGTCCAAGGGCGTGCGCGACGGCCGATGGCACAGCGGTTTCATAAAACTGGCTGCCAGAACGCGTGCCGCTATCGTGCCGGTACACATCAGCGGTAACAACAGCGCGCTGTTTTATCTTGGCTCGATGATTTACAAGCCGATTGCCACGCTGCTGCTGGTTCACGAAATGTTCGGGCATCGTGGTAGTACATTGAAATTGCAGATTGGCGCGCGCATTCCCTATGACAGCTGGCATGATGGTCACTCGCGGGCAAAGGATCTCGCCGCACGCTTTCGCAAGCACGTCTATCGTCTTGGTCAGGGAAAATCCGCGCTGTTTCGCACCGAATCGGCTATCGCGCGCGCCGAAGACCGCGCCGTTCTCAAACATGCGCTGGAAGCCAGTGAAGTGCTGGGGCAGACGCCCGACGGAAAGTTGATTTATCTTTATCGTCGTGGCGAGGAAGACTCCGTGCCAATTCTGCGCGAACTGGGTCGTCTGCGGGAAATCGCCTTCCGCGCCGTGGGCGAAGGTAGCGGTCGTCGCCGCGATCTCGACGGCTATGATGACGACTATTATCATCTGGTGCTGTGGGATCCGCAGGCGCTGGAAATCGTCGGTGCCTACCGCTTTATCCCTACCGCCCTGCAGCTCGACCCGCAGAAAGCCGAGGGCATTTACAGTCAGAGTCTGTTTCATTACGGACACCAGATGGACCCGATTCTGGCGCAAGGCATCGAGCTGGGCCGCAGCTTTATTCAACCCGCCTATTGGGGAAAACGGGGACTGGATTATCTGTGGTTGGGCATTGGCGCGTATCTGGCGAAATATCCGCAATATCGTTATCTCTTTGGCCCGGTTTCCATTTCTGGCGGCTTGCCGCTGGCTGCCCGTGACCTGCTGATTGCTTTTTACCGTCTGTACTTTGCCCCCGACCTGCCGCTTGCCACCTCAAGACGTCCTTACCCTGCTTCGCTTCCCGACGTGCTGGCCCAGTTCAGCGGCGACAGTTATCCGCAGGATTTGCAGCGTCTGAAACGCCTGCTCGCCAATTTGGGATGCAGCATTCCGCCGCTTTATAAACAGTATTCAGAACTTTGCGAAACGGGCGGCGTGCAGTTTATCGATTTCGGCAGCGATCCTGCTTTCAATAACTGTATCGATGGCCTGGTGCTGGTCGACCTGGCAAAACTGAAACCTTCGCGGTATGAGCGTTACATCGCGGTCCATCAATCAGGTGCGGTACCGGTGCGTGAGAAGGTCAATAACTAA
- a CDS encoding LysR family transcriptional regulator, with the protein MKLSLEALLILDALERHGSFAAAAATLFKTPSALSYTIQKMESDLNIKLLDRSGHRATFTSTGKLMLDKGRVLLQAVSELEQEAQYVESGWESKLTLALDASVPLSLLTPLIDLFYQQHQHTQLHFTHEVLAGTWEALLYHRADIIIGAVREPVTRVGIGCFPLGLLDYVFAISPRHPLAALEEPLDRENVRQYRAVVIQDSSVHASGADLRILDRQKILTVHDFTAKVTAQAAALGCGYLPRYLAEPYLQSGDLVEKTLDAECHQDMAYLAWNENSCGNAAKWWIEQLKDFSGFGDIYSRPA; encoded by the coding sequence TGAAATTAAGCCTTGAAGCCCTGCTGATTCTGGATGCCCTCGAACGTCATGGCTCGTTTGCGGCAGCGGCAGCCACCTTGTTCAAAACGCCCTCCGCGCTGAGTTACACCATTCAGAAGATGGAGAGCGACTTGAACATCAAGCTGCTCGACCGTTCCGGTCACCGGGCGACCTTTACCAGCACCGGAAAACTGATGCTGGATAAAGGGCGGGTGCTGCTTCAGGCGGTGAGTGAGCTGGAGCAGGAAGCCCAGTATGTCGAGAGCGGCTGGGAAAGCAAACTGACGCTGGCGCTTGACGCCTCTGTGCCTCTGTCACTGCTTACGCCGCTCATTGATCTGTTTTATCAGCAACATCAGCACACGCAGCTGCACTTTACCCATGAAGTGCTGGCCGGCACCTGGGAGGCGCTGCTTTATCATCGTGCCGATATCATCATTGGTGCGGTTCGTGAACCGGTCACGCGCGTCGGCATTGGCTGCTTCCCGCTCGGCCTGCTGGATTACGTGTTCGCCATTTCGCCTCGCCATCCGCTTGCCGCTCTTGAAGAACCGCTGGATCGCGAAAATGTGCGCCAATATCGGGCCGTGGTGATTCAGGATTCTTCGGTACACGCCAGCGGCGCAGATTTACGCATTCTCGATCGGCAAAAAATCCTGACCGTGCATGATTTTACCGCCAAAGTGACAGCGCAGGCGGCCGCGCTCGGATGCGGTTATTTACCGCGCTACCTTGCCGAGCCTTATCTGCAGTCAGGAGATCTTGTCGAAAAAACGCTGGATGCCGAATGTCATCAGGACATGGCTTATCTGGCCTGGAATGAAAATTCCTGCGGCAATGCTGCAAAATGGTGGATTGAGCAATTGAAAGACTTCAGCGGCTTCGGCGACATTTATTCACGCCCTGCGTGA